One genomic window of Magnolia sinica isolate HGM2019 chromosome 3, MsV1, whole genome shotgun sequence includes the following:
- the LOC131240127 gene encoding probable fructokinase-4 — translation MAFRNGDSSNGLIISFGEMLIDFVPTVSGVSLAEAPGFLKAPGGAPANVAIAVARLGGQSAFVGKLGDDEFGHMLAGILKENGVNTNGILFDEGARTALAFVTLKADGDREFMFYRNPSADMLLKESELNLELIRTAKIFHFGSISLIAEPCRSAHLRAMKVAKDAGALLSYDPNLRLPLWPSADEAREQIMSIWDQADIIKVSDNELEFLTGHETLTDDVALSLWHPGLKLLLVTFGEKGCKYYTKNFRGAVDAFSVKTVDTTGAGDAFIGAMLCKLVHDLSVIEGEGSLREMLKFANACGAITTTKKGAIPALPTEADALKLIKGA, via the exons atggctTTCCGAAATGGAGATAGCTCGAATGGGCTGATCATAAGCTTTGGAGAAATGCTGATTGATTTCGTTCCAACGGTCTCTGGGGTCTCTCTAGCTGAGGCTCCAGGCTTCCTCAAGGCCCCAGGTGGTGCGCCTGCAAACGTGGCGATCGCCGTCGCTCGTCTTGGTGGCCAATCGGCCTTCGTCGGGAAGCTTGGCGACGATGAATTCGGCCACATGCTGGCCGGCATCTTGAAAGAAAACGGCGTCAACACCAACGGTATTCTCTTTGATGAAGGCGCCCGAACCGCACTCGCATTCGTGACCCTAAAAGCAGACGGCGATCGTGAGTTCATGTTCTACAGGAACCCGAGCGCCGATATGCTCTTGAAAGAATCCGAACTCAATCTCGAGCTTATTAGAACG GCTAAGATCTTCCATTTCGGATCGATAAGCTTGATTGCCGAGCCTTGCAGATCGGCCCATCTACGGGCGATGAAGGTGGCTAAAGACGCCGGCGCGCTGTTATCctatgatccaaatctcaggctgCCATTGTGGCCATCGGCCGACGAGGCGCGGGAGCAGATCATGAGCATATGGGATCAGGCAGACATCATCAAGGTCAGCGACAATGAGCTTGAATTCCTGAcggggcatgaaacactcaccgACGATGTCGCCTTGTCGCTGTGGCATCCAGGGCTGAAGCTCTTGCTGGTCACATTCGGGGAGAAGGGTTGCAAATACTACACTAAG AATTTCCGAGGAGCCGTCGACGCATTCAGTGTAAAAACAGTCGATACAACTGGGGCCGGCGATGCATTTATCGGCGCCATGTTGTGCAAGCTTGTCCATGATCTATCTGTGATTGAA GGGGAGGGAAGTTTAAGGGAAATGTTGAAATTTGCAAATGCTTGTGGAGCTATTACAACTACCAAGAAAGGAGCAATCCCTGCTTTGCCAACTGAAGCAGACGCCCTCAAGCTTATAAAAGGGGCATAA